In the genome of Candoia aspera isolate rCanAsp1 chromosome 1, rCanAsp1.hap2, whole genome shotgun sequence, one region contains:
- the ARL4C gene encoding ADP-ribosylation factor-like protein 4C, whose product MGNISSNISAFQSLHIVMLGLDSAGKTTVLYRLKFNEFVNTVPTIGFNTEKIKLSNGTAKGISCHFWDVGGQEKLRPLWKSYSRCTDGIIYVVDSVDVDRLEEAKTELHKVTKFAENQGTPLLVIANKQDLPKSLPVAEIEKQLALHELTPSTTYHIQPACAIIGEGLTEGMDKLYEMILKRRKSLKQKRKR is encoded by the coding sequence ATGGGTAACATTTCCTCCAATATCTCTGCTTTCCAGTCCCTGCACATTGTCATGCTGGGTCTGGATTCTGCAGGCAAAACCACGGTGCTCTACAGGCTCAAATTCAATGAATTTGTCAACACGGTGCCGACCATTGGCTTCAACACTGAAAAGATCAAGCTAAGCAATGGAACTGCTAAGGGTATCAGCTGCCATTTTTGGGATGTAGGTGGGCAAGAGAAACTGAGGCCCCTGTGGAAGTCTTACAGTCGTTGCACTGATGGCATCATTTATGTGGTGGACTCTGTTGACGTGGACAGGCTAGAAGAAGCCAAGACAGAGCTACACAAAGTCACCAAGTTTGCAGAGAATCAGGGCACTCCCTTGTTAGTGATTGCCAACAAGCAAGATCTGCCAAAGTCTTTGCCTGTGGCAGAAATAGAAAAACAGCTGGCTCTGCATGAGCTAACTCCATCCACCACTTACCATATCCAACCAGCCTGTGCAATCATTGGTGAGGGGCTCACTGAAGGTATGGACAAACTCTATGAGATGATCCTCAAGCGCAGAAAATCCTTAAAGCAGAAAAGGAAACGATAG